The Salarias fasciatus chromosome 12, fSalaFa1.1, whole genome shotgun sequence DNA segment ACTCTCTCCTTTAACCTCCATGTCCTCACTTATAGACTTACTGCACTGGAGTCGAGAGATGTAGAGGCCCtgcacatcaaaacacacagtgtgtagAAAGAAGCGGGTAGGGGAGTGAAATGTGCTCTGGTTTGTGGCCATACTTACTGTAATCAACTTTGCTATAAAATTTATACCATGGAACTTTTTAAAGGGGAAGCTGGAATCAGAAGCATCCAGATGCTCAtttgcctcctcctcctcctctttttcctttATGCCTGTGGGTTCTAATAACCGGAAGCCTTTGTGGAGCTGAGATGGGTTTTGTAGGCCTGAAAGGCCTCTAATCCCTGTGGCCTGTGAAGTGTGAAACCCTTTGATGCCAGGTTGGTGTGCCAAAGGCTCTGCCTATTGACAAACAAGGGCCAAGCTGGGAAAAGACGGAGGGAGAGggctttctcttctctctctctctctctcagaagaAATGCGGGCTCAGGCATGGAAAATATGGGCTCAGTCAGTGAGAAGGAATAGAATTAGCCACCCTTTAATGAATTTCCTGGctgtttttatagtttttttcctcatgtggCAGTAATTAGGTGGAATGATGGGCATATTGCAGCTGGGGGCTTGTAGGGGCGGCAGGGCACAGGCCCTTGATATGCCTGAAAGCCAAGTATCTTCCCTCATTTATACCATGGGATGATCAaagatcttctttttttttttttgccctcatGTAAAgaagatcagaaaaaaatactgcCATTCCATTTGCATGTGGACCAGCAATACGCTTTGAAATGagcatgtttttctcttctgaGCAAATGAAATAAGTCTTCTGTCAGTTTTCTCCTGCAAGTCAGAACATCAAAGCAAATGGCACTGCTGTCACCAGGGAAGCACAGCTTTCCCTCTGTAAGGGTGGTTAGATCTGAGGTATTGCTGGCCTGGCACGCTCAAACCAGGCCATTAGGGTGGCACCCTTAGTCTGGCTAAAACCAAGTCTTTAATGGCAgcatacttttgtttttttgtttcccccgAATTTGAATTCTAATATAAAGAACAGCGTCTCTGATTTAGAAAACATTGACTGAGCCAACCTGACCAGAATAAATCTCATACTAAATTTGGCTCCAAATATTCACAGTCTCTCTCCTCCGCTGTTAAATTCccaatttatttcttttatgatATGGATCTTGTAGATTTAATCATTTTCACAGTTGGAGACCCATAAGGTTGTTGAAATGAACTCCCCATGCTATCTGTAATGGGAGCAAAGAAATGAGAATTGTGACTACTTGGCTGTGGAGTCTCTTTAAAATGATTTTGCAATCGGAAAGGAAATGGAGTGAGTCCTAGTCACAGCCTGCACCCCGCAGACTCCTTGGGTCGCCAGGACATTTGCTGACGGCACAGTTATGGCAGTTAATTTTTGTGCGTTTTGTTAGCTTTTgcataaaaatgtcatttttgaagGGGTTGCAAGTCATTTGTGGCAGCTGATATATTGCTTGTAAATTGAGTTCTTTTCCCAGTTCCCCACCCTTTTTGTTGCACTGAGCTAAGTAGCCATGAAATTGCCTGAATAATGTCGTTTAAATCCAATCTCACCGTGGCCTCTCACCTCCATGCCCAGCCCCCAAACAATGACACATGGTGGGGTTTTTAGAAATTGCGTTTTTCCTGTTTGCCACCTCAGTTCACAGTGGTCAAGCCTTGGTTCATTGAGTGAGAGCCATTGCCAGGCTCACTCACCACCTTGCGTGGTGAATTGAATTTGAAACCTGAGTGGTTTCATATGACATTTACGCACACTTTTTTGCAATGGCAGCATTTGCCCTTTGTTTGTTCCATCATGCCTGTTTTTGCACATTGAAATGTGCTCTTGGAAACAAAATTTTATGGAggaaaaggtgaaacttttccaaTCTCTACTCTTCACTTAAATATTTGACTTACACAGGGGTAGACCACTTGTATGTTTCTATTTTGACTTAATTTGTATCAAATCAGATGTTATTgaattttctggaaaaaaaaatattaaaacacttTGTCATTGCAAAGccacgtttttatttttatcctgAACCAATTCATCAAATAATGTCTTTGACTTGGCTCCATTCTGATATAGTTCACCTTAACCAGGCTACTAATCCCCCATAGATATTTAATTGGTTTTAGCGAGGACCTCTCCTCGTGCCCCTGCATTGAATAAATGTGGAAATTCTGTGGCCAAGGGTAAGACCCAGTAAGTGATACCACTTATAAATCTCAAATGTGCCACTGCAATTAAACAAGCTTTTATTCCCTCCCCTTCATCCCTCCTTGCCTGATATCCAAGGCTAACCCAATTCAATGCTAAAGAGAGTCCGAATTAATTTCACAATGCACTGATTTAACAGCGCCTAAGGTACCGGGCTTTGACAGAATGAGTTTTTAAAAAGATCCATTTGTCTAGGGATGAACTTCCAGAGGAGGGTGAGAAAATGAGATGGAAAGCTCTAATGGATGAGGGAAATCGTATCACATGAATGGCAGTCCTCATTTACAGTTTGCAGAATCTGTTTAGGCTGTGCTAAAATGTGCCTGCTAtttctttctgatgtttttttttttcacctgctcTTGTCAGTCATTGACATCTTCCAACCTGCCTTTCACTTATTCACAGTACAGTTGGATTTCATAATTGATTGATTTGTCTGGCTTTGCGATCGTCACAGCTGATTATACCCCATGACTGCTGATCACGTCTTTCTCCTTCAGGCGTCTGTGTTTCTTGTTGCCTTTCATTCATTAACCCACATTCTTTTCTCTGCTTGCTTTGCAGGTGAACTGGTGGTGCCCACGCATTCCCCACGCTACCCCACTGCAGCAGAACTTGATGCCTACGCTCAGAAGACAGCCAACAGCCCGCTGTCCATCAAGATCTTCCCCACCAACATCAGGGTTCCCCAGCACAAGCACCTTAACCGGACTGTGAATGGCTACGACACCACAGGGCAACGCTACAGTCCCTacccacacctccacacaggTGGCTACCAGGGGCTCCTCGCCATTGTCaaagcctcctcctcatcatcatcatcgtcaacATCTACCTTTGTTGCTTCTAAAGGTGTTCTCAAAAACTCAGAAGGCAGACGGACTAAGCTCTCTCCAGCCCATATAGCTGTTGCCCCATATCCGCCCTCTAGTAGTAGCACTTTAGCCAGTGGCCATGGCCAGATGGTATACCACACCGGGCCCTCGAAACCTCCGGAGGGCCCCGGACTCTCCGTTCCCCCGAATGTCACTGTAGCAGGCTCAGTGATTCCCGTAACAGGGGGCCGAAGCCTGGCCCTGCCCGCACAGTCCAACCTCCCCTCCATCCAGAGCATCATCTATCAGATCAACCAGCATTGCCAAGCCCAGGCTTTGCAGCAGGTGTGTCAGGGGGCGGCCACCGTACCTTCGAATTCCAGCCCCTCCAAACAGGGCACGGCCGTCATAGGCGTCTCTTCTAGCTCCTCAGGCGGAGGCTACGTGGTAGGATTGGGTCCCCAGGCTAACATGGTGTACACAGGGCCAGGACTGCAAGCCCAGTCTGCAGAGGCGATGAAGAGCGGCATGTACTCAGATAGTATGGACTATATCCTTTggcaaaagcagcagcagcatcaacagcagcagcagcagcagcaacaggctGTGCTCCGTATGTATAGTGGGGgcagtggaggagggggcgcCATCAGCAAGTCCCCCCCTGAGACCTGCGTTCCAGGGGGAGGGATTATGGCGGCCCaagtgtcctcctcctcttctagACCTTACCACCTGACGGCGAGCGCGAGCGGGGGAGGCGGGCTGGACAAAGTCACCTCGTCCCCTTTGAACTGCGTTGGTATGCATGGGAATTTCTCAGTGGGTCAATACTTCGCACCGCCGTGGAACAGCGTGCTGGTGACACCCGACAGTGACTGCTACAACCCCCAGGAGCTTTTGGGCACCTCCACGGGAGGGCCGGCCACCGGGCACAGAGAGATGGGCTATcctcaccaccatcaccactaccaccatcatcatcaccccGCTATCGACAGCGGGGGAGGCTTGTGCTGCAGCCTGCCCAGCAAGAGCTTGTGCAACACATCAGTGCTGAGCAGCAGCTTGCAGTCTCTGGAGTACCTGATCAACGACATCCACCCACCCTGCATCAAGGAGCAGATGCTTGGCAAAGGCTACGAGACTGTGTCTGTGCCACGTCTGTTAGACCACCAGCATGCACACATCCGCCTCCCTGTTTACAGATAGAGGGGGAAGAAAAGGAGGGGAAGAATCAAGAATTGTGAATTTGTTGAAGAGAATCAAAGTCAAAGAACAGATGTATTTTGGGGGTACGGAGTTGTTTGTTGTACCACTGCTGTTACTAGTGTGGGAGCTTAGAGAAGCGCAGCGTGACCTGAAGTTACTAGGCAGCCGGTGGGAATCCCAAATGCAAAAGGTGGTAGTGATTGCCAGTGGGAAAGAAAAGGGATTTCAAGATTCTCCTGATGTTCCATTGTGTGGTTTGCCAATAGGATTTTTggattgctttattttttttcttaagttttattttttttgggttttgttttgttttacttgcCTGAACTTGTTTTTATTGAGAATCCTAGCTTGAGATGAAGTGCATACGCCACTTGTATCCCCTTTCCAAATACTATAGATGAAGCTACTGTGTAGGATGTCACTGAAATGGTCTTAAAAGGGCCAAAGTTGAGGGCTGCTCACAAAATCCAAACCTCTACATCAACATGTACACATTCAAAACTGTACTGACAAATGAGAAGAGCAAGACTGTAGGCAGTACTCGGGTGTTACATACAAGGAACATAAGGTTGAATTAAAAGGATAGTACAATATTAGTTATTATTGCTGTTATAATTGATACATAAATTGCACTGCTTGAATTTTGTTAACTTTGAAGTTTGGAATTGGGTAGTTTGGATATGATATATTTAAGAAACTTGAAAAACTTGAaactatttttttgttgtttgatatATTTGTAGGTATATTATATGTATTGGCTGCTATGGGGAAAAGTGtctcaaatgctttttttttttgttattattattatccacatttgtttttatgatttaatAATTCCTCCACAAGCTGATGTGCAGTCTCTTATGTCCTGGTTTGAGGCATAGCTGCTGCTTTGGTTCTGTAAGAACCTATTCAGAGAGCTCTTTTTTCTCTTAACCAACACTGGAATCTACAATAAATCTTGAAAtacttatttaaaaagaaaatgttgcaaaaaatacaagaaaaagaaatgttacaATGAAGAATGTGACTGGGAGGTTATCTGCATAACCTTACATGTATGTTAATGCGTGTATGTGACTgagtgcatgcgtgtgtgtgcattttaatTTGTGTTCTTCAAAAtcctcagacttttttttttttttttttttaaatgtcattacaAGATTTCTACCGCCGAGACTGAAAAGACTGATTCACCAGTCCCATAAGCGTTATATCTGAGTAATGTACAGGAGATTGGTTGCAAATCTTGCTCCCTCATAATGGAGGCTTTAGATTTTTCCGCGGAGCAAGTGTGGAGATCGAGTTTCTCACACTGGCTCCTTTATAACTGTAGTTATAGCACTGCGGCCTCTTTGTCCATCAGGTGTTTTCATTGAGGACAGAAAGTGGTGGAAACAGATGGAGATGGTATCCCGAGGGGTACAATTCACTCCTAAtcctgcaaacaaaaaaaaataaaatgaaaacaatcatgCCCTGTCCTCTGGCATCAGATGAAATGAGATGAAGTTCACTGCTTTCTTTGTCCATTTCAGTCCCTGGTTGGGCTGCATTTAGCCCCGGCCAGTCTTAACTTGATGATTCAGAGCAGTGAAATATTTATTATGACTGTGAGATTCCCTTGAATGTACTGCACTTAAATTACTGCGATGTTTTATTGCCTTGTGGGACTCgagtgaaagagaaaaattGGATCAGTGCAGCAGTCCTCTGGTCTTAAATTAGCATTTCTTTTGTCAGTCAACTTTCAGTGGTAAATTGAATTTATtaactggagagagagagagcgagcaccAGAGCTTTGTTGTGGGGAAATACTGGCATCAGTCTAGATTTATGAAGTGCAATTATTATGACTGTATTAACATTTTTTCTCTGAGCTTACACCAAAAAATGTAAACTACAGTTGTCAATACATTCCCAATGTAC contains these protein-coding regions:
- the fam222aa gene encoding protein FAM222A; the protein is MLACLQRRQNPPSQHPMCASKTLEPPQALGRKCELVVPTHSPRYPTAAELDAYAQKTANSPLSIKIFPTNIRVPQHKHLNRTVNGYDTTGQRYSPYPHLHTGGYQGLLAIVKASSSSSSSSTSTFVASKGVLKNSEGRRTKLSPAHIAVAPYPPSSSSTLASGHGQMVYHTGPSKPPEGPGLSVPPNVTVAGSVIPVTGGRSLALPAQSNLPSIQSIIYQINQHCQAQALQQVCQGAATVPSNSSPSKQGTAVIGVSSSSSGGGYVVGLGPQANMVYTGPGLQAQSAEAMKSGMYSDSMDYILWQKQQQHQQQQQQQQQAVLRMYSGGSGGGGAISKSPPETCVPGGGIMAAQVSSSSSRPYHLTASASGGGGLDKVTSSPLNCVGMHGNFSVGQYFAPPWNSVLVTPDSDCYNPQELLGTSTGGPATGHREMGYPHHHHHYHHHHHPAIDSGGGLCCSLPSKSLCNTSVLSSSLQSLEYLINDIHPPCIKEQMLGKGYETVSVPRLLDHQHAHIRLPVYR